From the Equus przewalskii isolate Varuska chromosome 19, EquPr2, whole genome shotgun sequence genome, one window contains:
- the SFTA2 gene encoding surfactant-associated protein 2 — translation MGAGLPLFLLLTFLGSSHGAGPGMTLQLKLKDSFLANVSYDSSFLEFLEKLCLLFHLPSGTNVTLHRAGCPHHVICGV, via the exons ATGGGGGCCGGgctgcccctcttcctcctgctgacCTTCCTCGGCAGCTCACATGGAGCAG GGCCAGGAATGACTTTGCAACTGAAGCTGAAGGACTCCTTTCTGGCAAATGTCTCCTATGATTCCAGCTTCCTGGAATTTCTCGAAAAG ctctgcctcctcttccatCTCCCATCCGGGACCAACGTCACTCTCCATCGTGCAGGATGCCCACACCACGTCATCTGCGGAGTCTGA
- the LOC103565582 gene encoding autotransporter adhesin BpaC: protein MDAALVLLLSLQALAGLAQLTPSGISNPVSAGLPTASGSLPTISGSLPTASAGLPTVSGSLPTASAGLPTVSGSLPTASAGLPTASGSLPTISGSLPTASAGLPTVSGSLPTASAGLPTVSGSLPTASAGLPTVSGSLPTASAGLPTASGSLPTISGSLPTASAGLPTVSGSLPTASAGLPTVSGSLPTASAGLPTVSGSLPTASAGLPTVSGSLPTASGSLPTISGSLPTTSAGLPTVSASFSTVSSASGGFSGSPQTLAPTISGSTSGTVSTLPGPKPQEQGSVPDWAIVLITLTVAAAIVGLLYGIKKACQFRKEMSVGCGCGSVTPYSCHREVPGQRYSIK, encoded by the exons ATGGACGCTGCACTGGTGCTGCTCCTGAGCCTGCAGGCCTTGGCGGGACTTG CTCAGCTGACCCCATCGGGGATCTCTAATCCGGTATCTGCTGGTCTCCCCACCGCCTCAGGGAGTCTCCCCACCATCTCAGGGAGTCTCCCCACCGCCTCTGCGGGTCTCCCCACCGTCTCAGGGAGTCTCCCCACCGCCTCTGCGGGTCTCCCCACCGTCTCAGGGAGTCTCCCCACCGCCTCTGCGGGTCTCCCCACCGCCTCAGGGAGTCTCCCCACCATCTCAGGGAGTCTCCCCACCGCCTCTGCTGGTCTCCCCACCGTCTCAGGGAGTCTCCCCACCGCCTCTGCGGGTCTCCCCACCGTCTCAGGGAGTCTCCCCACCGCCTCTGCGGGTCTCCCCACCGTCTCAGGGAGTCTCCCCACCGCCTCTGCGGGTCTCCCCACCGCCTCAGGGAGTCTCCCCACCATCTCAGGGAGTCTCCCCACCGCCTCTGCTGGTCTCCCCACCGTCTCAGGGAGTCTCCCCACCGCCTCTGCGGGTCTCCCCACCGTCTCAGGGAGTCTCCCCACTGCCTCTGCGGGTCTCCCCACCGTCTCAGGGAGTCTCCCCACCGCCTCTGCGGGTCTCCCCACCGTCTCAGGGAGTCTCCCCACCGCCTCAGGGAGTCTCCCCACCATCTCAGGGAGTCTCCCCACCACCTCTGCGGGTCTCCCCACTGTCTCTGCGAGTTTCTCAACAGTTTCTTCAGCCTCTGGGGGTTTTTCGGGTAGTCCTCAGACTTTGGCTCCGACCATTTCTGGGAGCACTTCAGGAACAGTCTCAACATTGCCAG gcCCGAAGCCTCAGGAGCAGGGCTCTGTCCCGGATTGGGCCATCGTGCTGATCACCCTCACTGTGGCGGCAGCGATTGTTGGTCTACTGTACGGTATCAAGAAG GCCTGCCAGTTCCGGAAGGAGATGAGTGTGGGATGTGGCTGTGGCTCTGTGACCCCTTATAGCTGCCACCGCGAGGTCCCCGGTCAGCGCTACTCCATCAAGTGA